Proteins from one Juglans microcarpa x Juglans regia isolate MS1-56 chromosome 6S, Jm3101_v1.0, whole genome shotgun sequence genomic window:
- the LOC121236589 gene encoding protein FAR1-RELATED SEQUENCE 5-like, which produces MDANTDCTSAHECDEVVEDTNIECDETIEQPMVGMNFSSVKEVWSYYKKYDAHNRAAYESFGDVIVFDTTYLTNVYKMPFAPFVGVNHHGQSILLGCGLISNEDANTFEWLFKSWLKCMNDQPPNAIITDQDKAMKIAISRVFPTSRHRFCLWHIMKKLLEKFRSHSRYEEIKNTLHRCIYDSLSELEFKSQWLDMIDTYDLHENAWLISLYTDHRFWVPTYVRDTFWAGMSTTQRSEGMNAFFNDYINSKTILKQFFEQYDSVLRRKVENEAIVDFNSFNTEIPCITRHPLEKQFQKAYTIAKFKEVLEELRGFLYLTTSLLGCEGGRSTFEVADEIQVGDDLLKRATFTVKIDEDPLDVKCSCKLFEFMGILCKYTLRILTQLGKHIVPSKYILDRWWKDVKRKYTFVKSNYDASSIDDARRYDRIQNCFYELCSNASKSESSCVKLINQIKQLKVQYPGITDPVTSTGGTTVDPDTSIGGTTVDPVTSMGGTTGRVLSPLVVRSKRRPPSKRKVHPAEKSLKKFSTRRRLHHDEAERSSHAPDECTVSGTHHEAPQTQYTRHQVYANLFGIGQAAPPSQTAPPSQVQLRGLHVSEEDNDARN; this is translated from the exons ATGGATGCCAACACAGATTGTACTTCAGCTCATGAGTGTGATGAGGTTGTTGAGGATACAAACATTGAATGTGATGAAACTATTGAACAACCTATGGTTGGAATGAACTTTTCATCTGTAAAAGAAGTTTGGTCTTACTATAAGAAGTATG ATGCCCACAATAGAGCTGCGTATGAATCATTCGGGGATGTCATTGTCTTTGACACAACATATTTGACTAATGTGTATAAGATGCCTTTTGCACCGTTTGTAGGTGTGAACCATCATGGTCAGTCAATTTTATTGGGGTGCGGATTGATATCCAATGAGGACGCTAATACATTCGAGTGGTTGTTTAAGTCATGGTTGAAGTGTATGAATGACCAACCACCAAATGCAATCATCACAGACCAAGATAAGGCCATGAAAATTGCAATTTCGAGGGTGTTTCCAACGTCTAGACATCGCTTCTGCTTGTGGCATATAATGAAAAAGCTTCTTGAAAAGTTTAGATCACATTCTCGATATGAGGAAATCAAGAATACTTTGCATAGGTGCATTTATGACTCTTTGAGTGAGCTTGAATTCAAATCACAGTGGCTTGATATGATCGATACCTATGATCTGCATGAGAATGCATGGTTGATATCACTATATACTGATCATCGTTTTTGGGTGCCGACGTACGTTAGAGACACATTTTGGGCAGGTATGTCAACTACACAGCGGAGTGaaggcatgaatgcattttttaatGACTACATTAActctaaaacaattttaaaacaattttttgagCAGTACGATTCAGTCCTTAGGAGGAAGGTAGAGAATGAAGCAATTGTtgattttaattcatttaacaCGGAGATTCCGTGCATCACTCGCCATCCTCTTGAGAAGCAATTTCAAAAAGCATATACAATTGCTAAATTTAAAGAAGTACTAGAGGAATTGCGAGGATTTCTTTATTTGACTACTTCATTATTGGGATGTGAGGGTGGTAGAAGTACATTCGAAGTTGCCGATGAGATTCAAGTTGGTGATGACTTGTTAAAGCGTGCAACCTTCACTGTCAAAATTGATGAAGATCCCCTTGATGTTAAATGCAGTTGTAAGTTGTTTGAGTTTATGGGCATATTATGCAAGTACACTCTACGTATCTTGACTCAGCTGGGTAAGCATATAGTGCCATCGAAATACATCTTAGATCGGTGGTGGAAGGATGTAAAGCGAAAATACACCTTCGTGAAAAGTAATTACGACGCTAGTAGCATCGATGATGCCCGAAGGTACGATAGGATCCAGAATTGCTTCTATGAACTGTGTTCCAATGCTTCAAAGTCTGAGAGCAGTTGTGTGAAATTGATAAATCAGATAAAACAGTTGAAGGTACAGTACCCTGGTATCACTGATCCAGTTACTTCCACGGGGGGCACGACAGTTGATCCAGATACTTCCATAGGGGGCACGACAGTTGATCCAGTTACGTCCATGGGAGGCACGACAGGTAGAGTTCTTAGTCCGTTGGTAGTTCGGAGTAAGAGAAGACCACCATCTAAGAGAAAAGTGCATCCTGCTGAGAAGAGTCTTAAAAAGTTTAGTACGAGGAGACGATTACACCACGACGAAGCTGAG CGGAGTAGTCACGCTCCAGATGAATGCACTGTCAGCGGCACACATCATGAAGCTCCTCAAACCCAg TACACGCGTCATCAAGTATATGCGAATTTATTTGGTATTGGACAGGCTGCTCCTCCCTCACAA ACTGCTCCTCCTTCACAG GTGCAATTGAGAGGATTGCATGTCTCAGAAGAGGATAATGATGCGAGAAATTAA